The following proteins are encoded in a genomic region of Channa argus isolate prfri chromosome 3, Channa argus male v1.0, whole genome shotgun sequence:
- the LOC137124607 gene encoding B-cell receptor CD22-like, producing METASYKGQFNPGDHISCALKEHEDCPSPPVYAPKLPSVPVSPSAEIVEGSSVNLTCSSDANPAANYTWYKNKGNLNVQPLNKELKLVFASIQSSDSGLYYCEAENGLGRSRSEHVSLNVKYPPKLPSVSVSPSAEIVEGSSVTLTCSSDANPEANYTWYKENENSPKASGQIFTITDFRPEHSGNYSCEAQNTIGRQNSTLCFIALADPPQLPSVSVSPSAEIVEGSSVTVTCSSDANPAANYTWYKKNQTVVNKKNGNLNVQPLNQEPQLVFVSIQSSDSGQYYCEAENKLGRNRSGDISLNVKYPPQLPSVSVSPSAEIVEGSSVTLTCSSDANPAANYTWYKQKGPDLKYSHEKPQLVFRSIKSSASGQYYCTAENKLGRRTSEVVSINVKYPPQLPSVSVSPSAEIVEGSSVTLTCSSDANPAANYTWYKENEDSPKASGQIFTITDIKPEHSGNYSCEAQNTKGRQNATLYLIVAAETRRILRNHLSLKTDQTTGNRC from the exons ATGGAAACTGCATCTTATAAAGGCCAGTTTAATCCTGGAGACCACATCTCCTGTGCTTTAAAGGAACATGAGGATTGTCCTTCTCCtccagtgt atgctccaaagcttccctctgtgccagtgagtccctctgctgagatagtggagggtagttcagtgaatctgacctgtagcagtgatgctaacccagcagctaattatacctggtacaagaACAAAGGAAATCTAAATGTTCAACCTCTCAACAAAGAACTAAAACTTGTCTTCGCCTCCATCCAGTCCTCTGACTCTGGACTATATTACTGTGAAGCTGAGAACGGGCTGGGGAGGAGCAGATCTGAACACGTCAgtcttaatgtgaaat atcctccaaagcttccctctgtgtcagtgagtccctctgctgagatagtggagggtagttcagtgactctgacctgtagcagtgatgctaacccagaagctaattatacctggtacaaggagaatgaaaactcaccaaaagcttcaggacagatcttcaccatcactgacttcagacctgaacacagtgggaattattcCTGTGAAGCCCAGAACACAATTGGACGTCAGAATTCCACcctgtgttttattgctttagCTG AtcctccacagcttccctctgtgtcagtgagtccctctgctgagatagtggagggtagttcagtgactgtgacctgtagcagtgatgctaacccagcagctaattatacctggtacaagaAGAACCAAACAGTGGTCAACAAGAAGAACGGAAATCTAAATGTTCAACCTCTTAATCAAGAACCACAACTTGTCTTCGTCTCCATCCAGTCCTCTGACTCTGGACAATATTACTGTGAAGCTGAGAACAAGCTGGGGAGGAACAGATCTGGAGACATTAgtcttaatgtgaaat atcctccacagcttccctctgtgtcagtgagtccctctgctgagatagtggagggtagttcagtgactctgacctgtagcagtgatgctaacccagcagctaattacacCTGGTACAAGCAAAAAGGCCCAGATCTTAAATACAGCCATGAAAAACCACAGCTTGTCTTCAGATCTATCAAGTCTTCTGCCTCTGGACAATATTACTGTACAGCTGAGAACAAACTGGGGAGGAGGACATCTGAAGTTGTCtctattaatgtaaaat atcctccacagcttccctctgtgtcagtgagtccctctgctgagatagtggagggtagttcagtgactctgacctgtagcagtgatgctaacccagcagctaattacacctggtacaaggagaatgaagactcaccaaaagcttcaggacagatcttcaccatcactgacatcaaacctgaacacagtgggaattattcCTGTGAAGCCCAGAACACAAAAGGACGTCAAAACGCCACCTTATATCTGATTGTTGCTGCAG AAACAAGAAGAATACTGAGGAACCATCTGAGCCTGAAGACAGACCAGACAACAGGGAACAG ATGTTGA
- the LOC137124654 gene encoding sialoadhesin-like → MVISCYCWCYDTISLNCLLTEVTVIVVSAVLCVTVIHGQNNWGVTYTDTHICVLEGSTVDIYCTYTYPSRINGRSTTVPNTLWFTKWKVNAPVDLRTDPDYTGRVEYYCPDKVCTLRIRDVRQRDSAVYKFRFITNQPGGRYTGEPGVTLSVTDLQVQVTRSKMYHGSTWADVTCQSSCLPDRLSYIWYKNGQKIQRQSTSSYADYFTSADSISCAVKGHEKSYIVR, encoded by the exons ATGGTCATTAGTTGTTATTGTTGGTGCTATGATACAATTTCTCTTAACTGTTTGTTAACTGAGGTCACTGTGATTGTGgtttctgctgttctctgtgttaCAGTGATACATGGTCAGAATAACTGGGGAGTGACTTACACTGATACTCACATCTGTGTCTTAGAAGGATCAACAGTGGACATTTACTGCACCTACACATACCCATCCagaataaatggaagaagtacAACAGTTCCAAACACATTATGGTTTACTAAATGGAAAGTCAATGCACCTGTAGATCTGAGAACAGACCCAGACTACACAGGTCGAGTGGAATATTACTGTCCTGACAAAGTCTGTACTCTGAGAATAAGAGACgtgagacagagagactcaGCTGTTTACAAGTTCAGGTTCATAACAAACCAACCAGGAGGACGTTATACTGGTGAacctggagtcactttgtctgtcacag ATCTTCAGGTGCAGGTGACCAGATCAAAAATGTACCATGGTTCTACTTGGGCAGATGTGACGTGTCAAAGCAGCTGTTTACCTGATCGTCTTTCATACATCTGGTACAAGAATGGACAGAAGATTCAGAGACAGTCAACATCTTCTTATGCAGATTACTTTACTTCTGCTGACAGCATTTCCTGTGCTGTAAAAGGACATGAGAAGTCCTATATAGTTAGATAG